In Brassica napus cultivar Da-Ae chromosome C2, Da-Ae, whole genome shotgun sequence, the sequence AATTATCCCAACCAtttaatattgttattttaatacaatttatttGTTGGTCAAAcatataatttagttatttattaacaattatttattttaataattgaaCCAATCACATACGGATCCTAATTAATTTCTCATTGCATGCTTACTTGTTTGAAAAGCACATAAAATAATTCACCCCTAAAGTGTCCCCATGACTTAAAGTCAATCTCATGGGGCCCAACTTTGTCCGATCTTTAACGTGTAGGGGCATTTGTCAAAATGGCCCCCGCTTCAAAATATGCGATTTTTGTCTTTAATTGCTGACATGGCATAATGTAAAAAGCTTATGAAAAATTCAAACGAGATGGAAAATTTTAGTTATACATTCGCTCAAGCTTCCAAAAGGAGAGAGGCGGCCACTGTTAGGCTGGCtatgcctctctctctctctctctaaagatGAAAcagataaaatcaaataaaacaaaaataaaaaattcaagaaaaaaaaagaaaaggttttGATACGAGAGCAAACCAGAGGCGTATATTCTCAAATCACCAAGAGCCTCTCGAGTTCTCCCTCCATTCTCCTCGCCGGCGTTCAACCTCGACGTTACACCTTTCTACGTCCCACGTTTTGACGTTGATCCGAGATTCTTTTCGAGGATCGCTTCCTCATCAGAGACTTGGCATCGGAACGTATTTTTGAAGAAGCTATATATAGCTAGCTAGGGTTCTTAGGTCTGGTGAGGAATACGTGCAGTAAAAATTGTTCGTATATCTCTAGGAGTTGGATTTTGATATTCTGGTTGATGTACATTTTGGACGTGAGAGTTTTGGAttcctttttttgaaaaatatttcaattttttaacgGAAGCTTACTTCTTGGTAACTACCATGCATGCATGCGTTAGATAGGGACTCGTCTTCATGCAATGAAATGAGATTCGAGTGATGTTAAACGATTTGCTGTATAATGTTCCAAAAGGGAACTAGTTATTTTCCGTTCCAATGGCTGAGAGAGACGTCGAACAGGTAAACTATATTCTTAAGAGTTTTTTTACAAGAACTTGTCCCTTAATCTTTTGTTGTTGAATGATTGAACAAAGATTAGAATATGGACTACTTCTGTTCATATATGCTTAGGATGTGCTCTCTCTCTTTTCATCAACCTGTATTCCTCTGTATAAGTCATTGGAAATTGATCCTTTTTGACCAAATCCAACAGGCCATTACGTCACTTAAGAAAGGTTCGTACTTGCTGAAATACGGTCGCAGGGGGAAGCCTAAGTTCTGTCCATTCCAGCTTACAAGTGTAAGATTTTCTTGGACGCCATAACATCTTCCGTTTATATTCTTCTTGTTTGCTATTTAATTTAAACATGTGAATATATTATCCTAGGACGAGTCAACATTAGTATGGTACTCTGGCAAAGAAGAGAAGCAGATTAAGCTTAGTCAAGTCCTCAGAATTGTTCCTGGACAACGCACGGTCAGTTTTCTCATGAATGCAATATGCATGTAAACAAGTACATTtccttgaacaaaaaaaaaaaaaagcttctgAAATCTGTTTCTATTACATTTCAACTTAGTAAAGATGGTTTCTTGTTTACCTCATCCTAGACTCAACGGCTAAAGTTTGTTTCAGGCTACATTTAAGAGATATCCACGACCGGAGAAAGAGTATCAGTCCTTTTCCCTCATATGTCCTGATAGGTCCTTGGATTTGGTGAGTCTTTTTAATGCAATCTTACCATGAAATAGCATTCGTTGGACCATGAACTTGAACGCTACATGTGCATAACATCAAGGTCTAGAAGGAAAAAATCGTGaaacatcatattttatttatccattatgatgttgatgatgtttttgtttagatatGTAAAGACAAGGACGAAGCAGAAGTGTGGGTTGTTGGTTTGAAGGCACTGATCACTCGTGTAAAAATCTCCAAATGGAAAAACACTATTAAACCTGAGATCACTTCACCTGAATGTCCAACCCCTCATGCACGGAGAGTGTCTCCCTTCGTATCAATCCTTGTGAGTACCACAACATTTCACGTTCTTtatgaaaatttgaaacaacAACCTTATACTTTGCATTATTGTTACGTACAGGATCAAGTTACTCAGCCCTCTACCGAGACTTCTACACCAAACCGGTTAGGAAAAGTCTTTTCTGACATTGTCTCAATAACTGCACCAGACAATAACAATCAGACAGAAGCCAATACTCTCAATCCTAACCTATACTGTCCTATTTCTCCTGGGAATGTCGAAAACCCGAATTCACGGTTCTCCATGGGGGGTGACCTGGCTAGACTCAGCCTATCTAGCGCTGTGAGTACATCTAGCCACGGTTCGTATCACGAAGAGTTTGATGCTTTAGGTGATGTTTTCCTCTGGGGTGAAGCTATAAGTGATGGTGTACTAAGTGGTACTGGAAAGACATTACATTCCACTACAGAGGATGCACTTTTACCAAAAGCATTAGAGTCAACAATAGTTCTCGATGCTCAAAACATAGCATGTGGTAGGTGTCATGCCGTTTTAGTTACAAAACAAGGAGAGATCTTCAGCTGGGGAGAGGGAACAGGTGGGAAACTAGGACATGGCTTAGAAAAAGATACCCACCAACCAAAGTTCATTAGTAGTGTCAGAGGGATGAATTTCAAATCTTTAGCCTGTGGTGAATTTCATACATGTTCTGTTACTCAATCTGGTGATCTTTATACTTGGGGTGACGGCACTCGAAATGTCGATTTGCTTGGTCATGGGAGTGAATCCAGCTGCTGGATTCCCAAGAGGGTGACTGGTGTCTTACAAGGAATGCATGTGTCTTATGTGGCTTGTGGTCCTTGGCATACAGCAGTGGTTGCATCATCAGGACAGTTGTTTACATTTGGAGACGGATGTTTTGGTGCACTAGGTCATGGAGACAGAACAAGCTCTAGTGTTCCGCGCGTAGTTGAAAGCCTAAGTGAAGTAAGAGTAATGAAGGTTGCTTGTGGATTTTGGCATACAGCTGCAGTGGTGGAGGTTACAAATGAAGCATCTGATGCAGAGCTCTACTCTTCGTGTGGACAACTGTTCACATGGGGAGATGGTGAGAAAGGCCAGCTTGGTCATGGTGACAATGCGGAAAAGCTACTCCCCGAGTGCGTAACCTCATTGGCAGATGAAAAAATCTGCCAAGTTGCTTGTGGCCATAGTCTCACCGTTTCTCTTACATCCAATGGACATGTGTTTACAATGGGTAGCCCGGCTTACGGCCAGCTGGGCAACCCTACGGCCAAGGAGAAGGTCCCTTCACGCGTCGAAGGAGACATAACAGAGACTTGTGTAGAGGAGATTGCGTGTGGTTCTCATCATGTGGCTGTGTTGACATCTAAATCAGAGGTTTACACTTGGGGAAAAGGATTAAATGGTCAGTTAGGACACGGAACCGTTGAGAACAAAAGAGAACCTGCTGTTGTTgggtttttgaaagaaaaacaagTCAAGGCTATAACATGTGGTTCCAACTTCACTGCTGTGATTTGTCTTAACAAATGGGTACCTGGCTCTGAACATTCTCTCTGTGCTGGTTGCCGTAACCCTTTCAACTTTAGAAGAAAACGTCACAACTGTTACAACTGTGGTCTCATCTTTTGTAAAGTATGCAGCAGTAGAAAGTCTTTGAGAGCTGCTCTTGCGCCTGATATGAACAAACCATATAGAGTGTGTTATGGATGTTTTACCAAGCTGAAAAGGTCTAGAGAACTGTCTCCTCCTCCACCAACTCCACGTACAAGAAACCTTTTGAATATGCGAAAATCGACCGATGTTTCAGAAAAAACTCCAAAACTCCTCTCACCACACTCCAGAATAGCCTCGGCTGACTCTTTAGTGCAATATGGTGAAGGAAGACACAACAAAAGAGACGTGAAACCGGAAGTAAGTAACAGTAATGTCTTCGCCTTAGGCAGTTTACAGCCAGCTATGTCGCCGTTATTAAGAGGATCAATAGCTTGGCCTAGAATCTCCAAAAATATGATAGTTAAAGTTCCTGGTTCAAGAGTTAGCTCTCGCACAGCGTCTCCAGTTTCAGTGAAGTCAACTAGTCCACGCCCATCTCATGAAGTAACAACTGATGAATCTAGACACATAAAAGACAGTTTTGGTCAAGAAATTGTGGGTCTAAAGGAACATGTACTTCTTCTCTCTAACCATCTTTTATTTTCAGCTGTATATCACATGCATGCATCTAATATTTAATATCTAATGAAAAATGAAGGTAGAACAACTTACTTCCAAAACACAACAACTtgaagaagaacttgaaaaAACTAAAAGGCAGCTGAGAGTGGTCACTGCAATGGCAGCAGATGAAGCAGAGGAAAACAGATCCGCAAAAGAAGTTATTAGATCTCTAACCACTCAGGTACATTTATCGTACTTCTTATGTTTCTTATATCCATGTCGCATAATGTTAACAATGGTCTTGCAGTTGAAGGAAATGTCTGGAAGAGTACCTCAAAAGGATGATACTAGCACTAACTTACACACAGAAAAAGAGACAACATCAGAGAATCAAACTCAGACTAGTTCCCAGACACATATAAGAAGTATGGTCCCTCATGATAGTCGATCAGAAAACAACTTAAGTAAGAGTTTTGTTAATGGACATAGAAGACATAATGAGAAGGCAGAGAGAGTTGTGCAAGACGAACCTGGAGTTTATTTGACACTGTTGTCTTTACCTGGTGGTGGTAATGAACTCAAGCGTGTCCGGTTCAGGTACATGAatgcttctttttcttcttaaaatgcTAATACAATCTTGCCTTTTTAAACCAACACGACAAGACATATCATTTTACGTGGCTCGTTCATCATGCTGACATGTAACGTCGATGTTTCTTGTGCAGCCGGAAACAGTTTACAGAAGAACAAGCAGAGAAGTGGTGGGGTGAAAATGGAGGTAAAGCTTGTGAGCGACACAACATTCTAGTTTCCTAGGATCTCATTTGTCTTCAATAGAGGAAGAATGGGAGAGAGAGACCAAGACAAAGAAAAGATAGCGACATGTAGAATAAATAGAGAAACATATGTTTTGAGGGAACCAACATGTTTTCTGCTATCAATAGAGAAAAGTTTGATGAAAGTTACATATCATCTGTATTTTCTGAGTACTGCGTGGTTCCCAAGGAATAGAGCATTTAAACGAGGAATATCTCTGTTGAATACGTGTAAGTAAAGAAACAGTTCTACAATAATCATAATCACCAAGAATGCATCAAtcaaaacaagtcaacaacactGAGGAAACCTGATGAGCTCGATTAACCGACAGTAATCATAATCACCAATTATTCAAATGggaaatttggtttggttttagaTTGTTTTTTGCCAAATTAAAAAGAAGATAATAGGTTTGTGTTCGATTGTAtttcattttgtaaaatatgttattaatttttttttatcaaaagagagaGTATATTTGTGACAACTCCTCCCGCGGAACTgcaacttaattggtgataactTTTTTTGTGAAAGGGTTGTTAAATGATGAGGTCTTGGTTTTAAATAACGCCAAACGCACCAATAACTTAGAAAGAAGAGTCAATGAAAACTCACATGTGAAGGATTAGGGTCGATGCTCTATAGAACCAGTCTGGAATCCACGGACGGGTTGtcacaatattattaatttttggatTGAAAAATCTTTACGGCAGAATAAGATCTTTTTGGGTTGTGAGTTCGTTTTATGgtttgatttgggttttgttAGGATTTATGTCAGATGAAATTTCAATTTGGTTTAATAGGGAGCTTACGACATATATAAACAGTATACCAATTTGTTGATAAATAAATTTCCAATGCCAACGTTGAAAGgggatctaattttttttttataacttttaaccaatatgaaataaaaataagaataattATATACCGTTGTAATTAGAAGATTGAAGGCTGAATCGTTCTGTGTTTTATTAATCATAATATGGGTtcttttatataaggattacaagtcatagaaaaggaaagtatccaaaaacctaaaccaacaagaattaggaaaactactaatacataataatggaaagataacaattacaaggaaaaggaaatagaGTTTTCTTTTCTCCAAAGCATAAGccgtctctctctttctctcctaaGGTCatggccgtctctctctctctctctctctctctaagtgtatggaccggttatggaccgggccggttattgacatccatcaattgatttataacatatACCCATTTGTAttactatatgatataatactATCTTATTCCATTGATGGTTAATCACAAAACACCAAGTTTCGTTTTCTCAgttgaaacctatttttgtcaCTTCAACTTTTGTTTTGACTCAAATTTGACAAGTTATGAATTACTGAATATCAACTTGACTTCTCATAATCACGATTACAAAGTATATATACATCTCTCAAGATATCTTCCTAAACCTAATACAATAATGTTAAGTCGGTAGAATAAGGTACCCCCCTCAAGGTGGAGCATGTAAGTTTCGAATGTCCAGCTTGTCTAAAAATATCTCGAACTCCTTCCTTCCCAAAGCTTTCGTAAGAATGTCTGCAAGTTGATCTCTTGTTGAAACATAAGCTGGCTTGATAACTCCTTTAACAATCTCGTCTCTGATGAAATGGCATTCAATCTGGATATTCTTTGTTCGTTCATGAAATACGTGGTTCGAACTGATATGGATAGCGGGATGACTATCACAGTAGAGTGTCATCGGTTCTTTGTGTTCGACTCTCATCTCCTTTAGTAACCCTTTCAGCCATAAGAGCTGTTTCGTCGCAGCCCCCATTGCCCGATATTCAGCCTCTGCCGACGAGCAGGAAACTGTGTCTTGTTTCTTGGTCTTCCATGATATTGGAGAATCACCAATCTGAACTATCCAACCTGACAGCGAGCGCCTACTGGTTTTGCAGGCTCCCCAATCTGAATTGCACCAGCCAGTAACATGCATTGAAGACTTAGCCCGCAAGATAATACCCTGACCCAGCGTCCCTTTCAGGTACCGAACTACCTTTAACGCAGCAAGCCAGTGTTCTTCTTTAGGTGTTTGCATGAATTGTGACAGTATGTGCACTGCATATGTAAGGTCAGGCCGCGTAGCAAGAAGATAAATAAGGCGACCCACCAGTCTGCAGTAACGTGTAGGTTCCAAGATCACTGGTCCCTTTACACGACCAAGTTGATGGTTCTGGTTCATGGGAGCCCCAGCCGGCTTATACCCGAGAAGACCAGCCTCAGTAACAATGTCAGTGGCATACTTTCGCTGACATAAATAAAAACCAGATGGTCCTCTAGCCACCTCAATACCCAGAAAATATTTGAGCAAACCAAGATCCTTCATATGAAAACACAAAGAGAGATAATTCTTGAGTAATTTGATGGTCTCCGGTGTACTTCCTGAAATTATCAAATCGTCCACATAGGCCAAAATACGTGGCGAGACCCCGTTCTTTGAATATACAAACAGAGTATAATCGGACTTGGTTTGTGTGAAGCCATACTTGAGGAGAGCGTTTGTGAGTTTCGCAAACCAACATCGGGGAGATTGTTTTAGTCCATAAAGAGATTTTCGGAGTCTACATACCCGAGTTTCATTCGGATCAGAAAATCCCTGCGGTATCTTCATATAGACTTCTTCATGAAGATCGCCGTGGAGAAAAGCGTTGTGAACGTCCATCTGATGGACCTCATGATTCATTTTAGCCGCATAATCAAGAAACACTCGGACTGTTGTCATTTTGGCGACCGGTGAAAACGTGTCTGTGTAATCAACTCCATGTTTCTGCCTATTTCCACAGACGACAAGTCTGGATTTATGACGTTCGATGGTACCATCTGCTCTATACTTGATCGTATAGATCCATCTACTATCGAGGGCCTTTTTACCCGGTGGCATATGTTCCAAATCCCATGTATGATGTCGTTCCAATGCCACAACCTCAGTACCCATCGAGTCTCTCCAGACTTTGTCACGCATAGCTTCTTTGAAGTGACGAGGAATGTCAAGAGCTTCAACTGATGCTATGAAACAACGATGTTGAGCAGAAAAATTATCAGATGATAAGAATGCAGATATTGGATAAACCGAACCTGATGACATCTGTGGAGATGGTGAAgttgatgagagagagagagagagagagagagagagagttgtcGTCGAGGGTTACAGTATTCACTACATAGTCCCGCAGTCAAGAAGAAGGCACCTTTGTGCGGTGACCACGTCCCAACTGTTCGTTAATAAGCAACTCCGGCACCGGTAACTCTGGAGCAATCTCCACGGGAGTCACATGTTCATTCATTTGAGGTTCTACTATTGGTGTCGTCTGCTCAACCTCAGTCGGAATTGTGTTTTCGACAGCTATATTTAGTTCTAGAGTTGTATCAACACTGTCAGAGTCAGACTCATCAAAGGAAACATCGCCAAGTTCTGGAGTAGATGAAGTAGTCGGAGGAGGTGATACAGATGATACATACGCAAATGGGAATCGATTTTCACAGAACACCACGTCTCGTGATGTAAATATGCTATGTTTTTCCCGGTCCAAAAGCAGCCATCCCTTCTTCCCTGACGGATAACCGAGAAACACGCACCGGCGACTTCTAGTAGCAAATTTATCTCCACGATGGTTTATATTATGAGCATAAGCTAAGCACCCGAAGACTCGAAGATGCTTGAAGGAAGGCACACGTCCATATAATTTCTCAAAAGGGGGTTTACCATTAAGTAGCTGAGACGGAGTACGGTTCATGAGATATAATGCTGTCTTTACACATTCACTCCAGTACTCAATGGGTAGATGAGCTTGAAATTGCGGTTTTTCGAGCGATATTAAGAATGTGATGATGTTTACGCTCTACTCttccattctgttgtggtgtgtacaCACACGATGTTTCATGAGAGATTCCATTCTTCTGTAGAAATCGTGAAAGACAACGGAATTCAGTTGCATTGTCGCTGCGGATCGTCTTGACTTTCTTTGAAAATTGTGTATCAACTAGGGCCAAAAAATCTTTTATATGTCGTGAGACAGAAGTTTTATCTTGCAGAAGATACACCCATACTGCTCGAGAATGATCATCAACTATAGGTAAGAAATAGCGAGTGCCACATAAGGCCGTTGTACGGTAAGGCCCCCATAAATCacaatgaatcaaatcaaaaattCCATTAGAATAACTTGAGCTGTCTGGAAAACACTGACGAGTTTGTTTAGCTCTAAAGCAAACATCACAATTTTTAAATGAATCCTGAGTACAACTAACACCTGGAAG encodes:
- the LOC106454307 gene encoding PH, RCC1 and FYVE domains-containing protein 1-like; its protein translation is MAERDVEQAITSLKKGSYLLKYGRRGKPKFCPFQLTSDESTLVWYSGKEEKQIKLSQVLRIVPGQRTATFKRYPRPEKEYQSFSLICPDRSLDLICKDKDEAEVWVVGLKALITRVKISKWKNTIKPEITSPECPTPHARRVSPFVSILDQVTQPSTETSTPNRLGKVFSDIVSITAPDNNNQTEANTLNPNLYCPISPGNVENPNSRFSMGGDLARLSLSSAVSTSSHGSYHEEFDALGDVFLWGEAISDGVLSGTGKTLHSTTEDALLPKALESTIVLDAQNIACGRCHAVLVTKQGEIFSWGEGTGGKLGHGLEKDTHQPKFISSVRGMNFKSLACGEFHTCSVTQSGDLYTWGDGTRNVDLLGHGSESSCWIPKRVTGVLQGMHVSYVACGPWHTAVVASSGQLFTFGDGCFGALGHGDRTSSSVPRVVESLSEVRVMKVACGFWHTAAVVEVTNEASDAELYSSCGQLFTWGDGEKGQLGHGDNAEKLLPECVTSLADEKICQVACGHSLTVSLTSNGHVFTMGSPAYGQLGNPTAKEKVPSRVEGDITETCVEEIACGSHHVAVLTSKSEVYTWGKGLNGQLGHGTVENKREPAVVGFLKEKQVKAITCGSNFTAVICLNKWVPGSEHSLCAGCRNPFNFRRKRHNCYNCGLIFCKVCSSRKSLRAALAPDMNKPYRVCYGCFTKLKRSRELSPPPPTPRTRNLLNMRKSTDVSEKTPKLLSPHSRIASADSLVQYGEGRHNKRDVKPEVSNSNVFALGSLQPAMSPLLRGSIAWPRISKNMIVKVPGSRVSSRTASPVSVKSTSPRPSHEVTTDESRHIKDSFGQEIVGLKEHVEQLTSKTQQLEEELEKTKRQLRVVTAMAADEAEENRSAKEVIRSLTTQLKEMSGRVPQKDDTSTNLHTEKETTSENQTQTSSQTHIRSMVPHDSRSENNLSKSFVNGHRRHNEKAERVVQDEPGVYLTLLSLPGGGNELKRVRFSRKQFTEEQAEKWWGENGGKACERHNILVS